The DNA region GGCCAGCTTGTCGGCCAGCTCTCCGGTGCCGTCCGGACTGTTGTCGTCGGCGACCAGGACGTGGACCTCGGGAACGGCGGCACGGACCCTGCCGACGATCCGCTCGACGTTCTCCGCCTCGTTGAACGTCGGAATGATCACCAGCACCCTGCCGAGATCAGCAAAACGCTGCTGGTTGACGGTCACGTACTAACCTCTCGGCCGGTGGCGGGAAGTGCCAGTCACCGTTGCCCGCACTCATCAGAAGACGTGGCCCCCGGCGGCGTCCCGCCGACCTGGAGACCACTGTGGAAAACACTGGGTCCTGGCATCCTACTACCGGACCCCCGGACCACCCCTCCGTCCGCGGCACTCCCGGCTCCCACCCGCCGTTTCCCCTGGGGAGCTGCCGGTCGGCTAGGGTCGATGCCCGGCCTTTGCCCGGACCACCCGCCCGCCCGGTGACCGCCGCCCGGCGACTCGGCCACCAGCCACCGCAGCAAAGGAGCAGGACCGCGCCCATGGACAAGCTCGTCAACACCGTCCGCCCGTACGCCTGGGGATCGGTCAGCGCCCTGCCCGAGCTGCTCGGGCAGGAGCCGACCGGCGAACCGCAGGCCGAGCTCTGGATGGGTGCCCACCCCGGCGACCCCTCCCGGGCCGACCGTGGCGACGGGCCGCGCCGGCTGGACGAGCTGATCGCCGCCGACCCGGAGCGCGAGCTGGGCGCCGCCTCGGTGGCCCGGTTCGGGCCCACCCTGCCGTTCCTGCTCAAGGTCCTCGCGCCCGGCATCCCGATCTCCATCCAGGCCCACCCCTCGCTCGACCAGGCCCGGGCCGGGTACGCCGCCGAGAACGCCCTGAGCATTCCGTTGGACGCCCCGCACCGCAACTACCGGGACTCCAACCACAAGCCCGAACTGATCTGCGCGCTGGGCGAGTTCGACGGCCTCTGCGGCTTCCGCAGGCCGGCCGAGGCGGCTGCCCTGCTGGCCGGCCTCAAGGTGCCCGCGCTGGCGCCGCTGATCGACCTGCTGGGTGCCGGGGACGAGTCCGAGGCGCTCAGCGGCGCCCTGGCCGCCGCCCTCGGCCTGGACGGCCCGACCGCCGGGGCCACGGTCCGGGACACCGCCGAGGCGGTCGACAAGGCCGCCGCCGGGGACCCGCACGGCCCGTACGCGCCGTACACCCGGATCACCCGCGACTTCCCCGGGGACCGCGGGCTGATCGCCGGCCTGCTGCTCAACCACGTCCGGCTCCGGGCCGGCCAGGCGCTCTACCTCGGCGCCGGTGTGCCGCACGCCTATCTGCACGGCGTCTGCGTGGAGCTGCAGGCCAACTCGGACAACGTGCTGCGCGCGGGGCTCACGCCCAAGCACATCGACGTGCCGGAGCTACTCAGGGTGGTGGAGTTCGCCGCCTGCTCGCCGGAGCCGCTGCTGCCCGTCCCGGTCGACGGGACGCCCGGGGAGGAGCTCTACCCCGTCCCGATCGACGAGTTCCGGCTCTCCCGGTTCACCCTGGACGGCCGCGAGCGGGAGGTGGACGGCCGCGCCCCGCAGATCCTGCTCTGCACCGCCGGCACCGCCCGGCTGACCGCGGCCGACGGCGACGTCCTGGACCTCGCCCGCGGCGAGTCCGTCTTCCTCCCGGCCGACGGCGCCCCGACCCGGCTCAGCGGCACCGGCGCCACCGTCTTCCGCGCCACCGTCACGCTCTGAACCCGGGGCCCCGGCGGCCCCGGGCGGGGACGTCGCCGAGCGCGGCCGTCAGTCCCGGGTCATGTCGACGAAGCGGGAGTAGTGGCCCTGGAAGGCCACCGTGATGGTGGCGGTGGGGCCGTTTCGGTGCTTGGCGACGATCAGGTCGGCCTCGCCGGCGCGCGGGGACTCCTTCTCGTAGGCGTCCTCGCGGTGGAGCAGGATGACCATGTCGGCGTCCTGCTCGATGGAGCCGGACTCACGCAGGTCGGAGACCATCGGCCGCTTGTCGGTGCGCTGTTCGGGACCACGGTTCAGCTGGGAGAGCGCGATCACCGGGACCTCCAGCTCCTTGGCCAGCAGCTTCAGGTTTCGCGACATGTCGGAGACCTCCTGCTGGCGGTTCTCGGCCCGGCGGGAGCCTCCGGACTGCATCAGCTGGAGGTAGTCGATGACGACCAGCTTGATGTCGTTGCGCTGCTTGAGCCGGCGGCACTTGGCGCGGATCTCCATCATCGACAGATTCGGCGAGTCGTCGA from Kitasatospora sp. NBC_00458 includes:
- the manA gene encoding mannose-6-phosphate isomerase, class I encodes the protein MDKLVNTVRPYAWGSVSALPELLGQEPTGEPQAELWMGAHPGDPSRADRGDGPRRLDELIAADPERELGAASVARFGPTLPFLLKVLAPGIPISIQAHPSLDQARAGYAAENALSIPLDAPHRNYRDSNHKPELICALGEFDGLCGFRRPAEAAALLAGLKVPALAPLIDLLGAGDESEALSGALAAALGLDGPTAGATVRDTAEAVDKAAAGDPHGPYAPYTRITRDFPGDRGLIAGLLLNHVRLRAGQALYLGAGVPHAYLHGVCVELQANSDNVLRAGLTPKHIDVPELLRVVEFAACSPEPLLPVPVDGTPGEELYPVPIDEFRLSRFTLDGREREVDGRAPQILLCTAGTARLTAADGDVLDLARGESVFLPADGAPTRLSGTGATVFRATVTL